Within the Pseudomonadota bacterium genome, the region GCCGCAGCCTAGTGTAAGAATGAAGGTGTCTTTGGGCGTGCTCTGAGCGAAGTCGCTGAAATAGTTGCGGCCCCGCTCTGCGCCATCGCAGCCACCGATCAAGAAGAACTTGCTGACCTGACCCTGCTTGACCGCGTCGATCAGCGCGTCGAGCTTGCCCGCCAACACGGAATGGTGAAACCCGATGGTCGAGCGTCCTGCAGCAACCTCCGGCAACGGGTCGCATTCGCGAGCTTTGTCGATCACCTGCGAGTAGTCGTCTTTCGGCAACAAGGTCGCACCCGGCACTGCGGTCACACCGGTGGTAAAGAGCCGCTCGGCGTAGGACTCTCTGGGGATCAAAACGCAGTTCGTGGTTGCCACGATGGGGCCGCCAAAGCTCGCGAATTCCCACTTCTGCTCTTGCCAGGCTCCGCCAAAATGCCCGGCCAGATTGGGATGCCCCTCGAGTGCCGGATACATGTGGGCCGGCAGCATTTCGCCGTGGGTATAGACCTTGATGTCCGTACCTTCGATCTGATGCAAAAGCACATTGAGATCGTACAGGTCGTGGCCGGTGACGAGCACGCCAGGCCCCGCTTCGGTGCCTTCCCGCACCTCGGTCGGCGCTGGAGCACCGAAGGCTGCTACGTGGGCGGCGTCCAGCATCTCCATGACGCTGTAATTGTGTCGGCCACATTCCAGGCACAGCGCGAACAGCGACTCGGGATCGAAGTTCACGTTCGTCATGGTTGCGAACAGCGCCCTTTCCAGGAAGGCCGCTACGCCCTCATCGTGTCGGCCGAGCTTGCGGGCGTGGTGGGCATAGGCGGCCATGCCTTTGGCCCCGTAGAGCAGCAGTTCCTGCAGGGCCTGCACCTCCTCGGTCTTGCCGCAGAC harbors:
- the hcp gene encoding hydroxylamine reductase — encoded protein: MFCDQCEQTAHGTGCVTSPGVCGKTEEVQALQELLLYGAKGMAAYAHHARKLGRHDEGVAAFLERALFATMTNVNFDPESLFALCLECGRHNYSVMEMLDAAHVAAFGAPAPTEVREGTEAGPGVLVTGHDLYDLNVLLHQIEGTDIKVYTHGEMLPAHMYPALEGHPNLAGHFGGAWQEQKWEFASFGGPIVATTNCVLIPRESYAERLFTTGVTAVPGATLLPKDDYSQVIDKARECDPLPEVAAGRSTIGFHHSVLAGKLDALIDAVKQGQVSKFFLIGGCDGAERGRNYFSDFAQSTPKDTFILTLGCGKYRLRGYDYGTLLGLPRLLDMGQCNDAYGALRVASALARAFECSVNDLPLELVVSWFEQKAVAVLLTLLSLGVKGIQLGPKPPGFLTPAMRTTLEQRYGLRFTRCNGQGHLDVVQPQSLS